In one window of Rhodoglobus vestalii DNA:
- the rpmD gene encoding 50S ribosomal protein L30, whose amino-acid sequence MAGRLKVTQIKSKISEKQNQRDTLRSLGLKRIGSVVVREDNSQNRGYVNTVAHLVKVEEID is encoded by the coding sequence ATGGCTGGTCGCCTGAAGGTAACCCAGATCAAGTCCAAAATTAGTGAGAAGCAAAACCAACGCGATACGCTGCGCAGCCTTGGGCTTAAGCGCATCGGTTCCGTTGTTGTGCGCGAGGACAACTCGCAGAACCGTGGTTATGTCAACACGGTCGCTCACCTTGTCAAAGTCGAGGAGATTGACTAA
- the secY gene encoding preprotein translocase subunit SecY: MFKAVARIVRTPDLRRKIGFTLGIIALFRLGSFIPAPFVDFGNVQLCLAANSSSGGLYDLINLFSGGALLQLSVFALGIMPYITASIIVQLLRVVIPHFETLHKDGQSGQSTLTQYTRYLTIALAILQSTTLITVARSGALFQSAGVPECNQLITNDAWYAILLMVITMTAGTGLIMWMGELVTERGIGNGMSLLIFVSIAATFPSALWGIYLSSGLEIFTLVLLMGILIMGAVVFVEQSQRRIPVQYAKRMVGRRTYGGNNTYIPIKVNMAGVIPVIFASSLLYLPALIANFNQPQAGDTPSAWVVWIQNNLVSGDSPIYMIGYFLLIVGFTYFYVAITFNPEEVADNMKKYGGFIPGIRAGRPTAEYLDYVLTRVTLPGSLYLGVVALIPLIAFVVIGANQNFPFGGASILIIVGVGLETVKQIDAQLQQRHYEGLLR; encoded by the coding sequence GTGTTCAAAGCTGTCGCGCGGATTGTCCGCACGCCTGACCTTCGCAGGAAGATCGGGTTCACACTAGGCATCATCGCGCTGTTTAGGCTTGGATCGTTCATCCCAGCGCCGTTCGTTGACTTCGGCAATGTTCAGCTGTGTCTCGCAGCCAACTCGTCCAGCGGTGGGCTGTATGACCTCATCAACCTGTTCAGTGGCGGGGCTCTCCTCCAACTTTCCGTATTTGCCCTCGGAATTATGCCGTACATCACGGCGTCGATCATCGTGCAACTACTCCGCGTGGTGATCCCGCACTTCGAAACTCTTCACAAGGATGGCCAGTCGGGCCAGTCGACACTAACGCAGTACACGCGTTACCTCACCATCGCTCTGGCAATCCTTCAGTCAACGACGTTGATCACGGTGGCCCGCAGCGGCGCTCTCTTCCAATCAGCCGGCGTTCCCGAATGTAACCAACTCATTACCAACGATGCCTGGTACGCCATTCTTTTGATGGTCATCACGATGACCGCGGGCACCGGGCTCATCATGTGGATGGGTGAGCTCGTCACCGAGCGCGGTATCGGCAACGGAATGTCGTTGCTGATCTTCGTCTCGATTGCGGCCACTTTCCCGAGCGCGCTCTGGGGCATCTACCTCAGCAGCGGCCTCGAAATCTTCACTCTCGTGTTGCTCATGGGTATCCTGATTATGGGTGCCGTGGTCTTCGTTGAACAGTCGCAGCGACGCATTCCTGTTCAATACGCGAAGCGGATGGTCGGCCGACGCACTTACGGCGGCAACAACACGTACATCCCGATCAAGGTCAACATGGCTGGCGTGATCCCCGTGATCTTCGCCTCATCGCTGTTGTACCTGCCCGCATTGATCGCCAACTTCAACCAGCCACAAGCTGGAGACACACCATCAGCGTGGGTCGTCTGGATTCAGAACAACCTCGTTTCTGGCGATAGCCCGATCTACATGATCGGCTACTTCCTGCTGATCGTTGGCTTTACCTACTTCTACGTTGCGATTACCTTCAACCCCGAGGAAGTCGCCGACAACATGAAGAAATATGGCGGCTTCATCCCCGGTATTCGAGCAGGTCGACCGACCGCAGAATATCTTGACTACGTTCTGACTCGCGTCACACTGCCCGGCTCGCTGTACCTCGGCGTTGTGGCACTGATTCCACTGATCGCGTTCGTTGTCATTGGGGCCAACCAGAACTTCCCATTCGGCGGAGCAAGCATTCTGATTATCGTCGGCGTTGGTCTTGAGACGGTCAAGCAAATCGATGCGCAGCTGCAGCAGCGCCACTACGAAGGTTTGTTACGGTGA
- the rplE gene encoding 50S ribosomal protein L5, which produces MTTTAPAAGKIQPRLKQKYRTEIAAQLTKDLGFTNVHQVPGIVKVVVNTGVGEAARDGKIIDGAVKDLTAITGQKPYVTSARKSIAQFKLREGQPIGAHVTLRGDRAWEFLDRLISLALPRIRDFRGLSDKQFDGNGNYTFGLTEQSVFHEIDQDKIDRVRGFDITIVTTAKNNEEGRALLKALGFPFRAAENASN; this is translated from the coding sequence ATGACCACGACTGCACCAGCAGCTGGCAAAATCCAGCCGCGCCTCAAGCAGAAGTACCGCACGGAGATCGCGGCGCAGCTCACGAAAGATCTTGGGTTCACCAACGTGCACCAGGTTCCGGGGATCGTTAAGGTCGTCGTAAACACCGGTGTTGGCGAAGCAGCTCGGGACGGCAAGATCATCGATGGGGCCGTCAAGGACCTCACCGCGATCACCGGTCAGAAGCCCTATGTAACCAGCGCTCGCAAGTCGATCGCCCAGTTCAAGCTTCGTGAAGGGCAGCCCATTGGCGCACACGTTACCCTCCGTGGTGACCGTGCCTGGGAATTCCTTGATCGGCTCATCTCGCTTGCGCTTCCCCGCATCCGCGACTTCCGTGGCCTTTCGGACAAGCAGTTCGATGGCAACGGCAACTACACGTTCGGCCTCACAGAGCAGTCAGTGTTCCACGAGATCGATCAGGACAAGATTGACCGCGTTCGTGGTTTCGACATCACAATCGTGACCACTGCGAAGAACAACGAAGAGGGACGCGCGCTATTGAAGGCACTCGGCTTCCCGTTCCGTGCTGCAGAGAACGCATCTAACTAA
- the rpsH gene encoding 30S ribosomal protein S8 codes for MTMTDPVADMLTRLRNANSAHHDSVSMPNSKLKSRLAEMLKAEGYILSWSTEDARVGQTLMIELKYSPTRERSIKGIKRVSKPGLRVYARSTEIPKVLGGLGVAILSTSSGLLTDKEATKKGVGGEVLAYVW; via the coding sequence ATGACAATGACAGATCCGGTCGCTGACATGCTGACCAGACTGCGTAATGCCAACTCGGCGCACCACGACAGCGTTTCAATGCCTAACAGCAAGCTGAAGTCGCGCTTGGCAGAAATGCTGAAAGCCGAGGGATACATCCTCAGCTGGAGCACCGAAGATGCTCGTGTGGGCCAGACCCTCATGATCGAACTCAAGTACAGCCCTACTCGCGAGCGTTCCATCAAGGGAATCAAGCGCGTCTCGAAGCCTGGCCTTCGTGTCTACGCTCGCTCAACCGAAATCCCCAAGGTTCTTGGCGGACTCGGTGTGGCCATTTTGTCCACCTCCTCTGGTCTGCTGACCGACAAAGAGGCGACTAAGAAGGGCGTAGGTGGGGAAGTCCTCGCTTACGTGTGGTAA
- the rpsQ gene encoding 30S ribosomal protein S17 has translation MAKVEDKKTAETAEVARGYRKARRGIVTSDKMDKTIVVIVEDRVKHPLYGKVVRRNSKVKVHDEANTAGVGDSVLISETRPLSATKRWRLVEILEKAK, from the coding sequence ATGGCCAAGGTTGAAGACAAGAAGACCGCGGAGACCGCCGAGGTCGCTCGTGGGTACCGCAAGGCCCGTCGTGGAATTGTGACCAGTGACAAGATGGATAAGACCATCGTCGTCATAGTCGAAGACCGCGTGAAGCACCCGCTGTACGGCAAGGTTGTCCGCCGTAACTCCAAGGTGAAGGTTCACGACGAGGCCAACACGGCCGGCGTCGGTGACTCAGTTCTAATCAGCGAGACCCGTCCGCTCAGCGCCACGAAGCGCTGGCGTCTGGTCGAGATCCTCGAAAAGGCTAAGTAA
- the rplO gene encoding 50S ribosomal protein L15, with amino-acid sequence MADEKETPKKAAAPKKAAPAKKDAAAKAPAAKKSAPAKATTAKAAADKPATKAPAAKAPAAKKAAPAAKSTTASAAADKPAANAPAAKSSTAKKASSDIAASRPQVLKMHHLRPAPGAKKDRMRVGRGEGSKGKTAGRGTKGTKARYNMRLGFEGGNINFVMRAPKLRGFKNPFRVEYQVVNLEKLAELYPKGGDVTIADLVSKGAVRKNEKVKVLGQGDIAVKLNVVVDKVSGSAEQKIVAAGGSVQ; translated from the coding sequence ATGGCTGACGAGAAAGAAACTCCAAAGAAGGCTGCCGCCCCCAAGAAGGCTGCTCCTGCTAAGAAGGACGCTGCTGCGAAGGCACCTGCGGCTAAGAAGTCAGCGCCGGCAAAGGCGACGACGGCTAAGGCTGCGGCTGACAAGCCTGCAACCAAGGCTCCTGCCGCTAAGGCTCCCGCTGCGAAGAAGGCTGCTCCGGCTGCCAAGTCGACGACGGCTAGCGCTGCCGCCGACAAGCCCGCAGCAAATGCTCCTGCCGCAAAGTCATCGACCGCCAAGAAGGCGTCGAGCGACATTGCGGCAAGCCGCCCGCAGGTCCTCAAAATGCACCACCTTCGCCCCGCTCCCGGAGCCAAGAAAGACAGAATGCGTGTTGGTCGTGGTGAGGGATCCAAGGGTAAAACCGCGGGTCGTGGAACAAAGGGAACCAAGGCGCGCTACAACATGCGGCTCGGTTTCGAGGGTGGAAACATCAACTTCGTTATGCGTGCACCTAAATTGCGCGGATTCAAGAACCCGTTCCGAGTTGAGTATCAGGTTGTAAACCTTGAAAAACTCGCGGAACTTTACCCCAAGGGTGGCGATGTAACCATCGCTGACCTCGTATCAAAGGGTGCCGTTCGCAAGAACGAAAAGGTCAAGGTTCTTGGTCAGGGCGACATTGCGGTTAAGCTGAATGTTGTAGTTGACAAGGTCTCCGGATCCGCTGAGCAGAAGATTGTTGCGGCCGGCGGTTCGGTTCAGTAA
- the rplR gene encoding 50S ribosomal protein L18: MALGTRGKSKSAAKGRRHARLRKKVVGTEVRPRLVVTRSARHVFVQVVDDSKGVTVASASTMESSMRTFDGDKTAKARKIGEMVAERAKQAGVEAVVFDRGGSRYAGRVAAIADGAREGGLNL, translated from the coding sequence ATGGCTCTCGGAACCAGAGGTAAGAGCAAGTCGGCCGCTAAAGGCCGCAGGCACGCACGTCTCCGCAAGAAAGTTGTGGGCACCGAGGTGCGCCCCCGTCTCGTGGTTACGCGCTCAGCGCGTCACGTATTCGTTCAGGTTGTCGATGACTCCAAGGGTGTCACCGTAGCCTCAGCGTCGACCATGGAGTCGAGCATGCGTACGTTTGATGGCGACAAGACCGCCAAGGCACGCAAGATCGGCGAAATGGTCGCCGAACGTGCCAAGCAGGCCGGTGTTGAGGCCGTCGTATTTGATCGTGGTGGAAGCCGATACGCAGGTCGTGTCGCAGCTATCGCCGACGGAGCGCGAGAGGGTGGATTGAACCTGTGA
- the rplN gene encoding 50S ribosomal protein L14: MLQQESRVKVADNTGAKELLTIRVLGGSGRRYAGLGDVIVATVKDAIPGGNVKKGEVVKAVIVRVIKQTRRSDGSYIKFDENAAVILKSDGGDPRGTRIFGPVGRELRDKKFMKIISLAPEVL; this comes from the coding sequence ATGCTTCAGCAGGAATCCCGAGTAAAGGTTGCCGATAACACCGGCGCCAAGGAGCTCCTCACGATTCGCGTTCTCGGCGGTTCAGGCCGTCGTTACGCAGGTCTCGGCGATGTCATTGTGGCAACCGTCAAAGACGCGATTCCCGGCGGAAACGTCAAGAAGGGTGAGGTCGTCAAGGCCGTCATCGTTCGCGTCATCAAGCAGACTCGTCGTTCCGACGGTTCATACATCAAGTTTGATGAGAACGCTGCCGTAATCCTCAAGTCCGATGGTGGAGACCCCCGTGGTACTCGCATCTTCGGGCCGGTCGGCCGCGAGCTTCGTGACAAGAAGTTCATGAAGATCATCTCTCTCGCACCGGAGGTGCTGTAG
- the rpsE gene encoding 30S ribosomal protein S5 → MSDNLENKTTNKEQAVAAEATSAISVPEVVVDAPATDVTSEPREARRGGRERGPDRGGRGGNNSRDNDKNQFLERVVTINRVSKVVKGGRRFSFTALVVVGDGNGMVGVGYGKAREVPLAISKGVEEAKKNFFRVPRVAASIPHSVQGEAAAGVVLLRPASAGTGVIAGGPVRAVLECAGIHDVLSKSLGSSNTINIVHATVAALKQLEEPRSVAARRGLDAEHVIPARLLRAEAEAKAGV, encoded by the coding sequence GTGAGCGACAACCTGGAAAACAAGACAACGAACAAGGAGCAGGCCGTGGCCGCTGAGGCGACTAGCGCCATCTCCGTACCTGAGGTCGTCGTAGACGCCCCAGCAACCGATGTAACCAGTGAGCCTCGCGAGGCTCGTCGTGGCGGCCGTGAGCGTGGCCCCGACCGTGGTGGTCGTGGCGGAAACAACAGCCGTGACAACGACAAGAACCAGTTCTTGGAGCGAGTCGTCACCATCAACCGTGTATCGAAGGTAGTCAAGGGCGGGCGTCGCTTTAGCTTCACCGCTCTCGTCGTCGTCGGTGACGGTAACGGAATGGTTGGTGTCGGTTACGGCAAGGCCCGCGAAGTTCCCCTCGCGATCTCTAAGGGCGTTGAAGAGGCGAAGAAGAACTTCTTCCGCGTTCCTCGCGTCGCCGCATCGATCCCACATTCGGTTCAGGGCGAGGCTGCTGCAGGCGTAGTGCTGCTGCGTCCCGCATCCGCCGGTACCGGTGTTATCGCCGGTGGTCCCGTTCGCGCCGTACTTGAGTGCGCCGGAATTCATGACGTACTCAGCAAGTCACTCGGCTCTTCGAACACGATCAACATCGTCCACGCTACGGTCGCAGCACTCAAGCAGCTCGAAGAGCCTCGCTCGGTTGCCGCACGTCGTGGCCTCGATGCAGAACACGTTATCCCGGCACGCTTGCTGCGCGCCGAGGCTGAAGCTAAGGCAGGTGTCTGA
- the rplF gene encoding 50S ribosomal protein L6, with protein sequence MSRIGRLPIDVPAGVTISIDGQNVAVKGPKGELALTVSVPIAVALEDGQVLVTRPNDERESRSLHGLTRTLIANQIVGVTDGYTKGLEVVGTGYRVTAKGNSVEFALGYSHSITVDPPAGISFAVEGNNKLVVSGIDKQAVGEVAANIRKLRKPEPYKGKGVRYAGEVVRRKAGKSGK encoded by the coding sequence ATGTCACGAATCGGAAGACTTCCTATTGATGTCCCCGCCGGTGTCACCATCAGCATCGACGGACAGAACGTTGCGGTTAAGGGCCCGAAGGGTGAGCTTGCGCTCACCGTCAGCGTGCCGATCGCAGTAGCGCTCGAAGACGGTCAGGTTCTCGTAACCCGTCCCAATGACGAGCGCGAATCACGTTCACTTCACGGCTTGACCCGCACGTTGATCGCCAACCAGATTGTCGGCGTCACCGACGGTTACACCAAGGGCCTCGAGGTCGTTGGTACTGGTTACCGTGTAACGGCAAAGGGCAACTCAGTCGAGTTCGCTCTCGGGTACTCGCACTCGATCACCGTTGACCCGCCCGCAGGCATTAGCTTCGCGGTCGAGGGCAACAACAAACTAGTTGTCAGCGGCATCGACAAGCAGGCGGTTGGCGAAGTAGCAGCCAATATTCGTAAATTGCGCAAGCCAGAGCCTTACAAGGGCAAGGGTGTGCGCTACGCCGGCGAAGTTGTTCGTCGCAAGGCCGGAAAGAGTGGTAAGTAG